One Vallitalea pronyensis genomic region harbors:
- a CDS encoding peptidoglycan-binding protein, with the protein MARVLLLKNPPMYGSDVIDLQRILNGLNYNAGEEDGYFGTTTEKAVKSFQGDYGLVVDGEVGTYTWSKLKSEVKAIQSQLNKVGFNCGTPDGYFGTGTKRAVKNFQTSKGLTSNGIVDYITRQKLFESQTAPLENYYESRNETEINTLYNSTIKSAARSVVADALEQGIDILITCGFRSLEEQKKLYEDPNVYAAAPGKSYHNYGLAIDFVPVDENGNCLWSDLSAFNKVGSIGKNNGFEWGGDWVKKDRPHLQMPFGLTITQLLNGQRP; encoded by the coding sequence ATGGCAAGAGTTTTATTATTAAAAAATCCACCTATGTATGGTTCAGATGTGATTGATTTACAAAGAATTCTAAATGGACTAAATTATAATGCCGGAGAAGAGGATGGGTACTTTGGAACAACCACTGAAAAAGCTGTTAAGTCATTTCAGGGCGATTATGGGCTTGTAGTAGATGGTGAAGTAGGTACATATACTTGGTCTAAATTAAAAAGTGAAGTGAAAGCAATTCAATCACAACTCAATAAGGTTGGTTTTAACTGTGGGACACCTGATGGTTACTTTGGAACAGGTACAAAACGCGCTGTTAAAAATTTTCAAACAAGTAAGGGACTTACAAGTAATGGCATTGTAGATTATATTACTCGCCAAAAATTATTTGAGAGCCAAACCGCTCCACTTGAAAACTATTATGAATCAAGAAATGAAACAGAAATCAATACACTTTATAATAGTACAATTAAATCAGCCGCTAGATCTGTTGTAGCTGATGCTTTAGAACAAGGTATCGATATTCTGATTACATGTGGTTTTCGTTCTCTTGAAGAACAAAAAAAATTGTATGAAGATCCAAACGTTTATGCTGCAGCTCCTGGAAAATCATATCATAATTATGGACTAGCAATTGATTTTGTTCCTGTCGATGAGAATGGAAATTGTTTATGGTCTGATTTATCAGCATTTAATAAAGTAGGGTCAATTGGAAAGAACAATGGTTTTGAATGGGGAGGAGATTGGGTAAAAAAAGACCGCCCACATCTTCAAATGCCCTTTGGATTAACAATAACGCAACTTTTAAATGGACAACGACCATAG
- a CDS encoding RNA polymerase sigma factor has product MRENISELVEESKIGNRESLWKLIQRFSPLIGKYSRILRYEDAKNDIIEHFIRIIKQMPLMSEGKEIKYINNSIRNISIKLSKRSSTYEDNILLNDQMEYFQSELRINGLSIDMESALKSLEDKARKIICYRYILGYSDTEISNKVSISRQAVHKARKKALTALRCMLGGEGYGK; this is encoded by the coding sequence ATGAGAGAAAATATATCAGAATTAGTCGAAGAAAGTAAAATAGGAAATAGAGAAAGCCTTTGGAAGCTTATTCAAAGATTTAGCCCACTAATAGGTAAGTATTCTAGAATACTTAGATATGAAGATGCGAAAAACGATATTATAGAGCATTTTATTAGGATCATTAAACAAATGCCACTTATGTCGGAAGGAAAGGAAATCAAATATATTAATAATTCAATAAGAAATATTAGCATTAAATTATCTAAGAGATCATCAACTTATGAAGATAATATATTATTAAATGATCAAATGGAGTATTTTCAAAGTGAATTAAGGATAAATGGTCTTTCAATAGATATGGAAAGTGCATTAAAATCATTAGAAGACAAAGCTAGGAAAATAATATGCTATCGTTATATATTGGGGTATTCAGATACGGAAATCAGCAACAAGGTATCTATTTCAAGACAAGCTGTACATAAAGCAAGAAAAAAAGCACTTACTGCTTTACGATGTATGTTGGGAGGTGAAGGGTATGGAAAGTGA
- a CDS encoding BhlA/UviB family holin-like peptide, with product MESEIIKIAATQGIWATIAISLIFYILKSQEKRDMKQAEREKKYQEIVTKLTEQLYIVKELKEDVEEIKNYITS from the coding sequence ATGGAAAGTGAAATAATTAAAATTGCAGCGACTCAGGGTATATGGGCAACTATTGCAATTTCCTTGATTTTTTATATTTTGAAGTCTCAAGAAAAAAGAGATATGAAGCAAGCGGAAAGAGAAAAAAAATATCAAGAAATAGTCACCAAGCTAACAGAACAATTATATATCGTCAAGGAGTTAAAGGAAGATGTTGAGGAAATAAAAAATTATATTACTTCTTGA
- a CDS encoding response regulator transcription factor, with translation MKIVIVDDDVLVSSSLKTIIEAKGFEVLATANSGEEAIRRYKEHQPDILLMDIRMGKISGLEAAETILNTFTKAKILFLTTFADDEYIITALKIGAKGYILKQHYNNIIPALNAVYSGQNVFGEEITSKLPSFMSNQVNKKDYGDYGISDKEFEIINLLSKGFSNKEMANELYLSEGTIRNYISVILEKLKLRDRTQLAIFYFKHLV, from the coding sequence ATGAAAATAGTAATTGTAGACGACGATGTTCTCGTCTCATCGTCGTTAAAAACAATCATAGAAGCAAAAGGTTTTGAAGTTTTAGCAACAGCCAATAGTGGAGAAGAGGCCATAAGACGCTATAAAGAGCATCAACCTGACATTCTTTTAATGGACATAAGAATGGGCAAAATAAGTGGGTTGGAAGCGGCTGAAACAATATTGAACACCTTTACGAAAGCAAAGATTCTTTTTTTGACCACTTTTGCAGATGATGAATACATCATTACAGCCCTAAAGATAGGAGCAAAGGGTTACATTTTGAAACAGCATTACAATAATATCATACCAGCACTTAATGCCGTTTATTCCGGACAGAATGTTTTTGGTGAGGAAATAACGAGTAAACTTCCATCCTTTATGTCTAACCAAGTAAATAAAAAGGACTATGGAGACTATGGAATTTCAGATAAAGAATTTGAGATTATTAATTTGCTTTCAAAAGGTTTCTCAAACAAGGAAATGGCAAATGAACTGTATTTAAGTGAGGGTACAATAAGAAACTACATCAGCGTTATTTTAGAAAAGCTTAAATTAAGAGACAGAACCCAACTGGCTATTTTTTACTTTAAACATTTGGTTTAA
- a CDS encoding sensor histidine kinase, translated as MGNILNKMIIFVGTSGILLFEFTPHTGIVVMAVAITISGLLEYFNSERVTKGLFIVYLILSTLYPQFVFFLPLIVYDLLRTKIEILTLIALIPCVLHFDEFSSGTIGVLIVICFIVYLLKVRATNENKLRENYINQRDNLTELSISLEEKINELVIKQDIEVNLATLNERNRIAREIHDNVGHLLSSSILQIGAIMAVSKEESTVKSLEVVKETLNEGMNSIRKSVHDLHDHSIDLYSEINKIFKNFTFCKATLNYEITGEMPAKAKYAIIAIIKEALSNVMKHSNADYVTISLYEHPKLFKLIIYDNGKKKGDVENFKGMGLESIKQRVGSLNGIINIDQSKGFRIFISFMKP; from the coding sequence ATGGGAAATATACTAAATAAAATGATTATTTTTGTGGGAACATCAGGGATTCTTTTGTTTGAGTTTACGCCTCATACAGGGATTGTTGTTATGGCAGTAGCCATTACTATAAGTGGGCTGTTAGAATATTTCAACAGTGAGAGAGTGACTAAAGGGTTATTTATCGTTTATTTAATCTTGTCAACATTATATCCTCAGTTTGTATTCTTTTTACCCTTAATAGTTTATGACCTACTAAGAACAAAAATTGAAATACTAACACTTATAGCCCTCATTCCTTGCGTGTTGCACTTTGATGAGTTTTCATCAGGTACCATTGGTGTTTTAATCGTCATCTGTTTTATTGTTTATTTATTAAAAGTACGAGCAACGAACGAAAACAAACTTAGAGAAAATTACATCAATCAAAGAGATAACTTGACAGAACTTTCTATTTCTCTTGAAGAGAAAATTAATGAGCTCGTTATCAAGCAAGATATAGAGGTTAATCTTGCTACATTAAATGAACGAAATAGGATTGCGCGAGAAATACACGATAATGTAGGACATCTTCTTTCAAGCTCAATCTTACAAATTGGAGCCATCATGGCTGTGAGCAAGGAAGAAAGCACCGTAAAAAGCCTTGAAGTCGTTAAAGAAACGTTGAATGAGGGTATGAACTCCATTAGAAAAAGTGTTCATGACCTACATGATCATTCTATTGATCTTTACTCGGAAATCAATAAGATATTCAAAAACTTTACCTTTTGCAAAGCAACATTAAATTATGAAATAACTGGAGAGATGCCTGCAAAAGCTAAATATGCCATCATAGCCATCATTAAGGAAGCACTATCCAATGTTATGAAGCATTCTAACGCTGATTATGTTACCATAAGTCTATATGAACACCCTAAGCTTTTTAAGCTTATTATTTATGATAATGGGAAGAAAAAAGGGGATGTAGAAAACTTTAAAGGAATGGGACTTGAGAGTATAAAGCAACGAGTTGGATCACTTAATGGAATTATAAATATTGATCAATCAAAAGGGTTTAGAATATTTATCTCATTTATGAAACCGTAA
- a CDS encoding ABC transporter ATP-binding protein: protein MIAKIENLVKRYGDLIALDHLNIEVKEGEIFGLLGPNGSGKTTAINCLLSLLKFDKGSIKIFGKEMTPYAYDIKRNIGIVMQNVAVFDELNVYENIDYFCGLYVTDKKKRKELVKQAIEFVSLKDFVKFYPKKLSGGLLRRLNIACGIAHKPKLIILDEPTVAVDPQSRNNILEGIKKLNEQGATVIYTSHYMEEIEQLCSRLAILDKGQVIASGTKEEVKGMISLGEKIVVETFNISDNHMDGIREIPHVIDVELKENVLTIRQKNGASNLVNIMNFITENAISYGKIYSELPTLNDVFLEITGKELRD, encoded by the coding sequence ATGATAGCTAAAATTGAAAACTTAGTTAAAAGATATGGCGATCTAATTGCTCTTGACCATTTAAACATTGAAGTTAAGGAGGGTGAAATATTTGGCCTTCTAGGACCTAATGGTTCAGGGAAAACTACGGCTATAAATTGCCTACTTTCTCTATTAAAATTTGATAAAGGCAGCATCAAAATCTTCGGTAAAGAAATGACGCCATACGCCTATGACATAAAACGTAACATTGGTATTGTTATGCAAAATGTAGCAGTTTTCGACGAGCTCAATGTATATGAGAACATTGATTACTTCTGTGGTCTTTATGTCACAGATAAGAAAAAACGTAAAGAGCTAGTAAAACAGGCCATTGAATTTGTGTCATTAAAAGACTTTGTCAAGTTTTATCCAAAAAAATTAAGTGGTGGTCTTTTAAGGAGACTCAACATTGCATGCGGAATTGCTCACAAACCAAAGCTAATCATTTTAGATGAGCCAACCGTTGCTGTTGATCCTCAAAGTAGAAATAACATTCTAGAAGGTATAAAAAAACTAAATGAACAGGGTGCAACTGTTATTTATACCTCACATTATATGGAGGAGATTGAACAACTTTGCTCAAGACTTGCTATTTTAGATAAAGGTCAGGTCATTGCTTCCGGAACGAAGGAAGAAGTCAAAGGAATGATATCCCTAGGTGAAAAGATTGTTGTAGAAACCTTTAATATAAGTGACAATCATATGGATGGAATTCGTGAGATTCCTCATGTTATTGATGTTGAACTAAAAGAAAATGTTTTAACCATAAGGCAAAAAAATGGCGCAAGCAACCTTGTTAATATCATGAATTTTATCACTGAAAATGCTATTAGTTATGGTAAAATTTACTCTGAATTGCCAACCCTAAACGATGTATTCCTTGAAATAACTGGGAAAGAATTAAGAGATTAA
- a CDS encoding ABC transporter permease, giving the protein MSFHILKYSIKSQFKDMMALFWMLLFPLILSTLFNLAFDNLMSGESFEKVKIAITTDNEMPEGLEQTMDESNLFIISYTTEVEAKERLSEKEIVGYLKNTDGLELVIIDSGLNQSIAKVFLDNYVQVSTTIYNITEGNPKLIQMGFLDTIDFHESFTKENAVSSSMNMAVVYYYALLAMTCLFSSVAGSYATYITQANQSTLAARINVAPTHKLKAFLSMISATVIFQFMSSIIVITYITQVLKVDLGDRILHIGALCLVGCFTGTMFGAMFGSLTNFKAEVKGMLVVNTTMIMCFLSGLVVINVKYIIQEKAPIIAYINPANLITDGLYALYYYDTFERYFLNLALLGILGIIFCTITILVLRRQKYESI; this is encoded by the coding sequence ATGTCTTTTCATATTTTAAAATATAGCATTAAATCCCAGTTTAAGGATATGATGGCCTTATTTTGGATGCTTCTCTTCCCTCTGATTTTATCCACTCTTTTTAATCTAGCATTTGATAATCTTATGTCAGGGGAAAGTTTTGAAAAGGTTAAAATCGCCATAACCACCGATAATGAAATGCCTGAGGGGCTAGAGCAGACAATGGATGAGAGTAATCTTTTCATTATATCCTACACAACGGAAGTAGAGGCAAAAGAACGCTTATCTGAAAAAGAAATTGTGGGATATTTAAAAAATACGGATGGACTTGAGCTTGTTATAATAGATTCTGGTCTTAATCAATCCATTGCTAAGGTCTTCCTAGATAATTATGTTCAGGTTTCAACCACTATTTATAATATTACTGAAGGAAATCCTAAGCTAATCCAAATGGGATTTTTAGATACTATTGACTTTCATGAGAGTTTTACAAAGGAAAACGCTGTAAGCAGTTCCATGAATATGGCTGTTGTTTACTATTATGCCCTATTGGCTATGACCTGCCTATTCTCATCTGTTGCAGGGAGCTATGCCACCTATATAACTCAGGCAAATCAATCTACACTAGCTGCAAGGATTAATGTAGCACCAACACATAAACTGAAGGCCTTTTTATCTATGATATCTGCAACTGTTATTTTTCAGTTTATGTCGTCAATCATTGTCATTACCTATATTACACAAGTCTTAAAAGTAGACTTGGGTGACAGAATCCTTCATATTGGAGCCTTATGTTTAGTTGGATGTTTTACAGGAACCATGTTTGGTGCGATGTTTGGCTCACTTACGAATTTCAAAGCTGAAGTCAAGGGTATGTTAGTCGTTAATACAACTATGATAATGTGCTTTTTATCAGGTTTGGTGGTTATAAACGTAAAATATATTATTCAAGAAAAAGCTCCCATTATCGCCTATATCAATCCTGCAAATCTAATTACTGATGGACTTTATGCACTATATTATTATGATACCTTTGAGAGATATTTCCTTAATCTTGCCTTGTTGGGCATCCTAGGAATCATCTTTTGTACCATTACCATATTGGTATTAAGGAGGCAAAAATATGAAAGTATCTAA
- a CDS encoding ABC transporter permease yields the protein MKVSKLFCKIVQRKFMAAFIIHTIIFVGLMAFLSKSGFNQTEDAFELSKVKVSVINEDNTPLANGLESYMNHIAKPVEIKSNEESIKDALFFRETEIIVIIPEGFQNSFASSDDQKINTISVPDLTSSEYAKTIIDRYLSIARLYISAYSEMPIEKVNEKVLSDISTKANVSFLDRIAGNNLSNLNTYFNTLSYILLAMLISMIGRIMLTFNNKEIKMRNYCSPVSSKNYNFQLVFSNLLIALVVWIIFVILAFVINNDSLNQTGSLLFVVNSFVLTILCLSISFLVSTFVTKKSIDPIGSCLAIGLPLLGGSFVPQAFLSDQLKTIGEFNPIFWYVKVNDTIGSLGIITQSTLEPIIYGILVQLAFATAFLAIALVIIKQKRQVL from the coding sequence ATGAAAGTATCTAAACTTTTTTGTAAAATTGTACAAAGAAAGTTTATGGCAGCATTTATAATCCACACTATTATTTTTGTTGGACTTATGGCCTTTTTGTCAAAAAGCGGATTTAATCAGACAGAGGATGCCTTTGAGCTTTCAAAGGTTAAGGTTTCTGTTATAAACGAAGATAATACACCCCTAGCTAATGGGCTAGAAAGCTATATGAACCACATTGCAAAACCAGTAGAAATTAAAAGTAATGAGGAAAGTATCAAAGATGCACTATTTTTCCGAGAAACAGAAATTATTGTCATCATTCCTGAAGGGTTTCAAAATAGTTTTGCTTCGTCGGATGATCAAAAGATAAATACGATATCTGTTCCCGATTTAACCAGTTCTGAGTATGCAAAGACAATCATAGATAGATATTTAAGCATTGCTAGACTCTATATTTCAGCCTATTCTGAAATGCCTATTGAAAAGGTTAATGAAAAAGTCCTTTCGGATATTTCAACGAAGGCCAATGTATCCTTTCTCGATAGAATAGCAGGTAATAACCTATCTAACCTTAACACCTATTTTAATACTTTATCCTATATATTATTAGCAATGCTTATATCCATGATAGGACGTATTATGTTGACTTTTAATAATAAGGAAATTAAAATGCGTAATTATTGTTCACCTGTGAGTAGCAAAAACTATAATTTTCAACTTGTTTTCAGCAACCTATTAATTGCCCTTGTTGTTTGGATAATCTTTGTGATATTGGCCTTTGTTATTAATAATGATTCCCTTAACCAAACTGGTTCTTTATTATTTGTAGTCAATTCATTTGTTTTAACAATTCTTTGTTTAAGTATAAGTTTTCTTGTTTCTACTTTTGTAACAAAAAAATCTATTGACCCTATAGGAAGCTGTTTAGCGATTGGATTGCCCTTATTAGGTGGTTCTTTTGTACCTCAGGCTTTTTTAAGTGACCAACTAAAAACCATTGGCGAGTTCAATCCTATATTCTGGTATGTAAAGGTTAATGATACCATCGGAAGTCTTGGTATTATTACTCAGTCTACACTTGAACCTATCATTTATGGGATACTCGTTCAGTTAGCTTTTGCTACTGCTTTCTTGGCTATAGCATTAGTCATCATAAAACAGAAACGACAAGTACTTTAA
- a CDS encoding P-loop NTPase family protein, with protein MKNRLILVEGIPGSGKSTIAQKINDFLKSKGLKVKLYSEGDLHPADLAWQACLTLDEYHQVVKENPDLKTVLEQYSQIEGEQAIVAYTKLGIPMKSKGINEYLSSKEVYDGKVNLDTFRELHFKRWQAFGANSLNDDHVYIFECAYLQNHINELMGSYCKDTDDVISYMLQLMDTVKSLNPKLIYLSQPDVRQTIQRVAEERVSSDKSKWDDWIDLVIKYVESSKYGQVKKLEGYEGVISFIEDRKRLEEMVMDRLDIEKATICNRDYDWDKVFDEVIAQLVC; from the coding sequence TTGAAAAATAGGCTAATATTAGTAGAAGGGATACCAGGTTCTGGGAAAAGTACCATAGCTCAGAAAATTAATGATTTCCTTAAATCAAAAGGCTTAAAGGTTAAGTTATACAGTGAAGGCGATCTTCATCCAGCAGATTTGGCTTGGCAAGCATGTTTAACCCTTGATGAGTATCACCAAGTAGTTAAAGAAAATCCTGATCTTAAGACAGTATTAGAACAATACTCACAAATTGAAGGAGAGCAGGCGATTGTTGCATATACCAAGTTAGGTATACCCATGAAAAGTAAGGGGATTAATGAATACCTTAGTTCAAAAGAAGTGTATGATGGTAAAGTTAACTTAGATACCTTCAGAGAGCTTCATTTTAAAAGATGGCAAGCTTTTGGAGCAAACTCTCTAAATGATGACCATGTGTACATATTTGAATGTGCCTACTTGCAGAATCATATAAACGAGTTAATGGGAAGCTATTGTAAAGATACAGATGATGTTATAAGCTATATGTTACAACTCATGGATACGGTTAAGTCATTGAACCCGAAGCTTATCTATCTATCACAACCAGATGTAAGACAAACCATACAACGTGTTGCAGAGGAAAGGGTTTCTTCAGACAAAAGCAAATGGGATGATTGGATTGACTTAGTCATCAAGTATGTTGAAAGCTCTAAATACGGACAGGTTAAAAAACTAGAGGGTTATGAAGGGGTTATAAGCTTTATTGAAGATAGGAAGCGGTTGGAAGAAATGGTTATGGATAGGTTGGATATTGAAAAAGCGACCATATGTAATAGGGATTATGATTGGGATAAGGTGTTTGATGAGGTTATAGCGCAGTTGGTCTGTTAG